The following DNA comes from Rosa rugosa chromosome 5, drRosRugo1.1, whole genome shotgun sequence.
aagtaattgagattagtggtacttaagagagctttgctccaccgacatctctctctacttccctggtcatatttaattggaattaccgaacgaattgagtgactacaatttgtctaatgtttgattttactttggattagattatggtcacgaaactttgatgtaatcattggttattattaataaagtatcgatttattttatctcatgtcatggacatatttttcaaactttattacttcaaagatataagagccaatggttttcatgtggaaacacattgtgagaatggacaagagttcatttgcatcacctctaatgactacggacataaacgagtattagagaaacttatgtgtcgatctagtgggttgtatgcaaccactattcgagtaattgaatccaatcatgttatatgatttatgggattctgacacatataggctttggcatgaccgtctgggacacccaggtcgtgatatgatgatccgtatattaaagacttcacacggacatccattcttcagaacgaagagaagtaaaaaccaaaaattggttcgaggagatgcacctacgcctcacggcgccaagactgtgcaagaccggccacttagggccggcgccgtctaccccctacggcaataacatggcattgacgccatggatcattgtttgactcctccttctacttctaaagtcaattgtgacttcatggctaaaccaaaatcctcattggttgtctctaaagcccatcattcgttctgcaaagcctgctctttagcaaaaaattaggatcgagaccatcctatgcaaaggacactaaagaaaatattccattcttgcaaagaatccaaggtgatatttgtggacctattcaaccaccatgcggaccatttagatattttatggtgttggttgatgcatcgacacgctggtcacatgtcatgctattgtccacaaggaacgctgcatttgctaaactcctagcacaaataattaagttaagggctcaccaccctgatcatcctattaagtctataagattagacaatgctggagagtttacatcaaagacttttgatgattattgcatgcccattgggattgatgttgaacatcctgttcctcatgttcacacccaaaatggtctcgcagaagccgccattaaacgactacaaatggtcgctagggcattggtaatgcgcaccaatctccctatttctgcttggggctatgcaatattgcatgcagctctgcttattcgtctgaggcctactgccactcaacccttctctgcgtcccagatggtgactgggtatgagcctaatgtcttgcacttacgcatatttgggtgtgcagtttatgtgccaattgcgccgccacagcgcaccaaaatgggtcctcaacgacgattaggcgtctacgttggatatgattctccaacaattatccgctacatagaacccttgacaggcgatctctttaccgcaagatttgcggattgtcacttcgatgagacagtcttccggtcgttagggggagataagaacatcaatgttcaacaggaacgacaggaattgtcatggtctgtccccactctgtctcatcttgatccccgaaccgcacagtccgaaattgaagtgcggagaattctcgatcttcagaacgtagcagaatcgatgcctgatgcgttttctgatatcgtaaaagtgacgagatcacacatacctgctgcaaacgtgcctgcaaggattgatgtccctaaaatcagaggacatgacgccatctcaagggcaattgagcatggcgccaacgtcccctctcacagtgatggtgacgttgtggctaggcccatggctcctgccaggaagcgcgggaggcctataggttcgatggattctcgcccaagaaagaaagcgagtttggcacaaaataatccattaatcatcgatgtgaataatctatctcatgagaatattctggattatggttatgtccgagagacatcattgggggacgctccaatgccAGAACCAACtctagagaatagagagatctccataaattacactagtgtacatgagatgatggatagaaattctatggcaattgatgatgcgtttgcatatcatattgcaaaaggaattatagaatatgatgatatcgaacctcgctctgttgaagaatgtcaacgaagagcatattggcctaaatggaaagatgcgatccaggttgaattggattcactaacaaagagacaggtatttgggcctgtaacgcagacacccccaagtgtaaagcctgttggtcataaatgggtctttgttagaaagcgtaatgagaaaaatgaggtggtaagatataaaacccgccttgtggcgcaaggtttctcacaacgccctggaatcgactacgaggagacatattctccggtaatggacgttataacgttccgctaccttgtcagtttggtagtttctgaaaaacttgacatgcagcttatggatgtggttacagcatatctctatggggatctagattcagagatatatatgaaggttccagatggacttcaattacccaaatcaagtggctctaaaccacggagtgcgttttcaataagattaaaacgctcactatatggattaaaacaatccggacggatgtggtataatcgtctaagtgactacttgattgggaagggatatattaacaatgaaatatgcccatgcgtgttcattaaaagaacaagttccggatttgcaatcgtagcagtttatgtcgatgacatgaacctaattggaactctagatgagttgaaggaaactgctaaatacttgaaatccgaatttgagatgaaagatcttgggaaaacacggttttgtctcggtttagaactcgagcaccgtagtgatgggattttgatccatcagtctgcatatactcagaaaatcctaaggcgctttaatgaagataaagcaaagcctgtgagtactcccatgattggttgtagtcttgagcccggaaaagatccgtttcgtccaaaggatgaggacgaagaaccattagaggccgaagtaccctatttaagtgcaataggcgcattattgtacttagctcaatgcacaagaccagatatctcattcgcagtgaacttgttagctcgacatagctccgcgccaacacgccgccattggattggtgtaaagacaatctttcgatacctaggaggtacgattgatatgggcctattttatctctacagagagaagaggaatgacggaagaatgggatcggaccccattaggcatggagccgccgtccaccaTAACATAGTGGCCGGCCATGTagccgccaacgccgccaccatcaccaagggtggccggcctcactctatccccctccatcaaaacgacaatgatgttttgatgggttttgctgatgcagggtacctctctgaccctcacaaaggtcgctcccaaacaggttatgtctttaccatgggaagcactgcgatatcttggaggtctacaaagcagaccattgtcgctacttcctcaaatcatgcagagattattgctctacatgaagccgtacgagaatgtatatggctaaggtctgtaataaGACATATTCAaagaagttgtggtttgaagtctaccacagatgaacctacatgcatttatgaggataatgcagcttgtattgagcaaatgaagttaggtttcatcaagggcgacaacaccaagcatatatcgcctaagttcttttataatcagcaacaacaatcacttctaaagattgaagtgaatcaaatccgatcagaggataatgtagcggacttattcactaagtcgttacctaaatccaccttcgagaaacatgtgaagagcatcggattgagaaagttatccgaactcccacgattgtagcaatcagggggagatatcgacatcagggggagatatgatgtctacatgtttgatctcgaagagtgaaagacgtgttgtgctctttttgtctttcgaccagggttatttttatcccacagggtttttgttacctggcaaggtttttaacgaggcaacggatgaagcgtcaccaccaagtttgaagcggcacaagggggagtgttgaaggaatatcgatttagtgtgccttatcaaactaggagtagcaataggagagaaggttctagatttcccaatcctacacggattggtattccttgtaacattagaactagtactttgtaatccctatatatagggctcctattctcaataatatgattacaattctctctacaatttctctcaaatctctttttccttaaacaatataCACATTATTATGAGAACGCATGTACGTTGTGATGGGTCACCAGCAGCATTAATGAGACAGAAACAGAACAAAGCAAGTGTATGGAACTTAGCAGTTGATATATGATCGATCGACCTTGTCTGTCACATGGCATTTCCAGCAGATCGACACATGCATAATGGGACGGCGGGAATGAATCCAAAGTAACTTGTTTCCCTAACCCTCCTCCCACCCACACAAACACTTCCTCTCTCTTTATCCTCTCTTTCAGTCTCGTCTTTCCTTCCCATTCAAGTTTTCTCCTGTATTAATACTCCCATTGCATTCTTGATTGTAGCAATACCTTCACTACTAAAACTACCGAGTGCAGTATTGTTTGGTCCGAAATAAGTTTCTTGCGAGGCAAACAAGTGAGTACTGGAAGGATCGACTATCACCATGTCTGACTGGGGACCGGTGTTTATTGCGGTGGTGCTGTTCGTGCTGTTGTCGCCAGGTCTGCTGTTCCAGGTGCCGGGGCGGCACGGGTGCGTGGAGTTTGGAAGCTTTCACACGAGCGGCGCAGCCATAATGGTTCACTCCCTCCTCTACTTTGCTCTCATTTGCGTCTTCTTGTTGGCCATTAAGGTCCACTTTTACCTTGGTTAAAGTCCTAGCAGTTACTTGACCAAACTATTCAAGAAGAGCAGAATGTAGTAGTCTTAACTCTTCTCTTACATACCAAATTTATATTTTCCAGTTCTGTTTGTTGGGTATTGATACCACTGGAGTGATTGTATTCTATTTGAATAAGAGTTAAACTTGTTTTGATCAACAATTTGTGTCCTTTGCTGAATGAAGTTAGTGTTAATTGTGTTGAGGTTGTGAAAATAAACTAGTACGTAAGTGGTTGAATATATGGTTCTGGTTTGGATGTGCCTTTTCATTGCTGATTGGCTTAGCCAGCTTGCCTCACCTAAAAAGTGGACGGCCCCATATAATTCATATAAGTCGCCTCAATTATTAGGAAAACTATTAAGGTGTAAATCTACAGCAACAATATTTGACTAAAGGACTACCAGCTCTACCAGCTAGCTAGAACCTGCCGGCAACAAATTTTGGAGTAAATTAACCTGTCGAGCTTTCAAAGACTTGAAAGAAGCTTAAGCTAGAACCATCCGGCCAGCCAGTATTGCTCTCAAATCTTCAAGCAAACATGTCAAATCACTAAAGCTTAAGGTACATAAAAGAATTTCAAAGACTTGAAAGAAGCTTAAGCTAGCTAGAACCATCTGGCCAGTCAGTATTGCTCTCAAATCTCCAAGCAAACATGTCAAATCAATAAAGCTTAAGGTACATAGAAGAACAGGATGGGGGAATCAACCAAATTGGCGGATTTTCTATCTACTGAGTTTACACATTACATATGTTGCTAATTCATGAGAGAACTCTCAACTTCATCAAGTAAATGCCTGTTCGGGGTTAAGCTAAGAGCCTCTTCCAATCCTCAAGATCACGCACGAAACTGAAacttaatttctgaaaataaacaatttataTCTGAGATTTGTGACTCTTCTAGCTCAAGTTAACAACTAGGGGAGCACGAGTCCTGCAGGGCATGTAGAGTAAAACAGAATGCCATTAGCCTCTTTAGCCGTTTGAGTTGGTGAGTTTATATTCATTAATTATGTCTTGGTTATCTTAAAAAGCTTAACAAATCAGGATATTCATTTCATATAGCATATGCATCTTATCTATCCTTAAAGTGATATTCATTTCATCAGCATGAGGAGACGTGGTGAACTTGTTCATCATTTGATGACCCTTAATTGCAAGTGAAGAGCATAACAGGGGATTATTATAAAGAGTGATTAGTTAACTCTGTGTGTAAGTTGTCTAAATCATAAGAAGGACTCTCAACACCTGTTAATTAAACTTTAAAGGGTTCATTTTCAAGACCATGTCACTTTGCCCCATGTGTCGTTTGCATCCCACCACAAGCCACCGACTATTTGTTCATACACATTTATACTACTTCAGTTGAAGATTTCTTCTACTACACTAATACTCTGATTGCTCTCTCTTTTTTATATTCCTTACTTCCGTATCTCAATTGCCAACACATTTTTCCTTAAACTTTTAAATTCAGCATATATAGCTCGCTAGCTTAGCTGGAGAGAAACATTAAGTCTTTGTTCCTTGAGTTGGTAACTTCACTACACACACAAACTGATCAACTATACACAGAAGAAGTGATCAAGAAGTAGACTGCAGTAGTAGTAATGGCAGATTGGGGACCAGTGGTGATAGCGGTGGTGTTGTTTGTGCTGTTAAGTCCGGGGCTACTGTTTCAGCTGCCGGGGAAGGGCAGAGTGGTGGAGTTTGGCAACATGCAAACCAGTGGACTATCCATCCTCGTCCACACCATCATCTTCTTTGGCCTCATCACCATCTTCCTCATCGCCATTGGCGTTCACATCTACACTGGATGACCACCATCATTTGCTAGCAACTGTCTCTCAGTTCATTTTCTTATGTATGTATGATTCAGAAACAATTACTTGCTATAAATTTATAAAAGGGCTATTACTTCTTCAACAGTTGACTGCAGCTGCTTATTCATTTATAAGTTGAACCAAGTCTTTAACTACAATCTACATATGgactcataattacatatatgtTACACACCCACGACCATTAGTACCCGCCCACGACCATTTGGTcctagtggcataagtctctTTCGTAAGTAAGAGGTTCCAAGTTCGACTCTTGTAGCCATTTACTGGTTGTTGATTGATCAAAAATTCAACTCATTAGCACCCATTTGCAAAGAAGCTTCTGCCAGCTTTT
Coding sequences within:
- the LOC133708630 gene encoding uncharacterized protein LOC133708630; its protein translation is MSDWGPVFIAVVLFVLLSPGLLFQVPGRHGCVEFGSFHTSGAAIMVHSLLYFALICVFLLAIKVHFYLG
- the LOC133708629 gene encoding uncharacterized protein LOC133708629, translating into MADWGPVVIAVVLFVLLSPGLLFQLPGKGRVVEFGNMQTSGLSILVHTIIFFGLITIFLIAIGVHIYTG